One part of the Rutidosis leptorrhynchoides isolate AG116_Rl617_1_P2 chromosome 1, CSIRO_AGI_Rlap_v1, whole genome shotgun sequence genome encodes these proteins:
- the LOC139844352 gene encoding uncharacterized protein, with the protein MVHMYSKSGNLALAKQTFESLRSQGFQPDRNVYNSMIMAYVNAGDHKSAESELRILESNHSKSSEDIYLAVLQAYAQQSDPAGAERIVNRMSFAGYQPSRESLTYLVEAYSRKGHPDDARKHFDDIIKMGYKPDHKCIARMIQAYAQKNFLDQGLSLLLQLEKDGIEHGPATYSVLIDWLGISPSLDVHISLCDMYSRVGQEKKALQALGVIEANKEKLSSNEFEKVIRSLCAGKFWKDAERVRDLMIDRGFTPSVDLNMSLQASRMFDSNNKKPSRKLF; encoded by the exons ATGGTTCATATGTATAGTAAATCAGGCAACTTGGCCCTTGCAAAACAGACTTTTGAAAGTTTAAGAAGCCAAGGGTTCCAACCCGACCGCAATGTTTACAACTCAATGATCATGGCTTATGTCAATGCCGGTGATCATAAGTCAGCTGAATCTGAGTTGCGTATCTTAGAGTCAAACCATTCAAAATCATCAGAAGATATATATTTAGCTGTTCTTCAGGCATATGCTCAACAAAGTGACCCTGCTGGTGCTGAAAGAATTGTGAACCGAATGTCTTTTGCGGGTTATCAACCTAGCCGTGAGTCCTTGACATATCTAGTTGAGGCTTATAGTCGAAAAGGCCATCCAGATGATGCAAGAAAACATTTTGATGACATCATCAAAATGGGGTATAAACCTGATCATAAGTGTATTGCAAGAATGATTCAAGCGTATGCTCAAAAGAATTTTTTGGATCAGGGATTGTCTCTTTTATTACAACTTGAAAAAGACGGAATCGAGCATGGTCCCGCCACTTATTCGGTACTTATCGATTGGCTTG GTATTTCTCCATCGCTTGATGTTCATATAAGTTTATGTGATATGTATTCGAGAGTTGGTCAAGAAAAGAAAGCCCTTCAAGCACTTGGTGTTATTGAAGCTAATAAAGAGAAATTGAGTTCGAATGAATTTGAAAAAGTTATAAGATCTCTTTGTGCGGGTAAATTTTGGAAAGATGCTGAACGAGTACGTGATTTGATGATAGATCGGGGGTTTACACCGTCTGTAGATCTGAATATGAGCTTACAGGCTTCTCGAATGTTCGACTCCAACAATAAGAAACCATCAAGGAAGTTATTTTAG
- the LOC139839362 gene encoding protein ADP-ribosyltransferase PARP3-like, translated as MEWSVNKELTGNEFEAWEREKKIQKKPQKFFPIDMDDGFDVRYDGLSLRQLDAAAAHCKLDPMVKRVMKTLFTQENLVCFDGVVI; from the exons ATGGAATGGAGTGTGAACAAGGAGTTGACCGGAAACGAATTCGAGGCTTGGGAACGAGAGAAGAAAATCCAAAAGAAACCTCAAAAGTTCTTCCCGATCGACATG GATGATGGGTTCGATGTGAGATATGATGGCCTCAGTCTTAGGCAACTCGATGCAGCTGCAGCTCATTGTAAGCTTGATCCTATGGTGAAACGTGTCATGAAAACTTTGTTTACTCAAGAGAATTTGGTATGCTTTGATGGAGTTGTGATTTGA